A DNA window from Niabella yanshanensis contains the following coding sequences:
- a CDS encoding fasciclin domain-containing protein — protein sequence MVRKLHVILYVCLSCSILLGSCAKELNQYYNPKGSLDKNIVEVLEADGRFSLFVKMIEKTGLRKTLGASAMYTCLAPNDEQVTTYFSKQGYSAVESVPDAILRRYINYHFINGMYYEYDINKLYNSATSLINKSRATNFSTRTEGTIPGKRIRLFSGPFLQGQQDDYITLYGTPGGDKKFLIEGIVIAEPDKDASNGVIHVLGAPLEIAPRTDEALASDPETSIFSSWIEKHVQFELGEKDEFGWVDTTLYKSFSFGRNLANESVLSTVLAPTDDAIRAYFQPYLQYIDNTIDSVPRRVMYTLIRSALIENLWYKSDLKRLDPDWKSISGYSRIIVDVPSIISGSLRASNSFIYKVNKLIESPEMSSVAGGVYLRYKKYSQWYWMFLSAGLSEGLFDWQYYQHSPKTVLIQSDEVWGFPLAEDMLEADRLYRVQQCKAGIFNIDVRADGGFRKKFYPTNFGYILYDNGKFFDYTGNSVNLVSPTPEWEASNGAIYGIDGFLKPLDKLNDTITVYNLMKKDPELSLYISALDRSGIASQLQLTGFFTYSVIAPRNAAITAAGINVATLNATELRNFVQSYIIPNRYIFTDGDFNGQIANKNGELLTVGGQWETFGVTNTAGKTVKPIVSNTQGSNGVIHKINSVF from the coding sequence ATGGTTCGAAAACTGCACGTCATTTTATATGTGTGCCTATCTTGTAGTATATTACTGGGTTCCTGTGCCAAAGAACTTAATCAATATTACAACCCTAAAGGTTCCCTGGATAAGAATATTGTAGAAGTGCTGGAAGCAGATGGACGCTTCTCTTTATTTGTTAAAATGATCGAGAAAACAGGCCTCAGAAAAACACTGGGCGCTTCTGCCATGTACACCTGCCTGGCGCCTAACGATGAACAGGTTACTACCTATTTTTCAAAACAGGGCTATAGTGCTGTTGAATCAGTTCCGGATGCCATTTTAAGAAGATATATCAATTATCATTTTATTAATGGCATGTACTACGAGTATGATATCAATAAATTATACAACAGTGCCACTTCACTGATTAATAAATCGAGGGCAACCAATTTTAGTACCCGCACAGAGGGAACCATTCCAGGTAAACGTATCAGGCTTTTTTCCGGGCCGTTTTTACAGGGCCAGCAGGATGATTATATTACGCTTTATGGAACACCGGGCGGTGATAAAAAATTCCTGATCGAAGGTATTGTTATTGCAGAACCCGACAAAGATGCCAGCAACGGTGTAATACATGTATTAGGTGCTCCTTTAGAGATTGCACCGCGTACCGACGAAGCGTTGGCGTCAGATCCTGAAACATCCATCTTCAGCTCATGGATAGAAAAGCATGTTCAATTTGAGCTGGGGGAGAAGGATGAATTCGGATGGGTGGATACTACTTTGTACAAGTCCTTTTCATTTGGCCGGAACCTCGCCAATGAATCCGTATTATCAACGGTATTAGCGCCCACCGATGACGCGATCCGGGCTTACTTCCAACCTTATCTTCAGTATATCGATAATACGATCGATTCGGTGCCGAGGAGGGTAATGTATACCCTTATACGATCAGCTCTTATAGAAAACCTCTGGTATAAAAGCGATCTGAAAAGATTAGATCCGGATTGGAAATCGATTTCGGGCTATTCGCGTATCATCGTTGATGTTCCTTCTATTATATCCGGCTCACTTCGCGCCAGCAATAGCTTTATATATAAAGTGAACAAACTGATCGAGTCACCCGAGATGAGCAGCGTAGCCGGTGGCGTTTACCTGAGGTATAAAAAATACAGCCAGTGGTACTGGATGTTCTTATCTGCCGGCCTGAGCGAGGGCCTCTTCGATTGGCAGTATTACCAGCATAGTCCCAAAACCGTACTGATTCAATCTGATGAAGTATGGGGATTCCCCCTGGCTGAAGATATGCTGGAGGCAGACAGGTTATATCGTGTGCAACAATGCAAAGCAGGCATCTTTAATATTGATGTCAGGGCTGATGGCGGATTCAGGAAAAAATTCTACCCGACGAACTTTGGATATATTCTTTATGACAACGGAAAATTCTTTGACTATACCGGGAACAGCGTTAACCTGGTTTCACCTACGCCTGAATGGGAAGCTTCGAATGGTGCTATATATGGTATTGACGGCTTCCTGAAGCCACTCGATAAACTAAACGATACAATAACGGTATACAACCTGATGAAAAAGGACCCCGAACTTTCTCTTTATATTTCAGCACTCGACCGTTCAGGTATTGCTTCGCAGTTGCAGCTCACCGGGTTCTTTACCTATTCAGTGATCGCGCCCAGAAATGCAGCTATTACTGCAGCAGGTATCAATGTAGCAACGCTCAATGCAACTGAGCTAAGAAACTTTGTTCAGTCTTATATTATCCCCAACCGTTACATTTTTACTGACGGCGACTTTAACGGGCAAATTGCCAACAAGAACGGTGAGCTACTAACCGTAGGCGGCCAATGGGAGACCTTCGGAGTTACTAACACAGCGGGAAAAACAGTTAAACCCATTGTATCCAATACGCAGGGAAGTAATGGAGTAATCCACAAAATCAATAGTGTATTCTAA
- a CDS encoding RagB/SusD family nutrient uptake outer membrane protein, with amino-acid sequence MTARIKYCLLVLTITLSFSCNKLLEVDVPDNLVHNEFWQNRDQVFASLMGLYTSVQGNLNSYQVWGDSRSSLYEPGPGDAFTTNHAQFLSHDIYPENGLLSWSNVYKSIGWINSFIKNAPQGLTNDPTFKEEELKTMLGEAYGLRALNYFYLVRAFKEVPIITEPYESDNQQVNTVASAESAVLELIEADLAVALAQAPETFEEVTYRYGRITKNAVRALWADVKLWKNDYQGVLTLCAPLDQQYQSRLLAPLEWYSIFNPGNAQEAIFELQHVQTGPASPVYNWFANFSTTATGGATWLGNPVNLMLANSEILYPTALPGYISSDTIRFKDLASYRLGQAIANGYGNGVEVYKFLGQQAYQLSYRPNNDRRTVNYILYRYREILLMKAEALAMLNRYAEAEEMINLIREHCNIPKLNPGEGGEGEEFFSRLLMEREAELGFEGKEWFAAVRVSRRAGLQNVLLNKSATNNSMGYSYQVTRARLLNPESWFLPYHRTEIENNPKLQQKDYYKNK; translated from the coding sequence ATGACAGCAAGAATAAAATACTGCCTACTGGTTTTAACAATTACCCTGTCTTTCTCCTGTAATAAACTACTGGAGGTGGATGTACCCGACAACCTCGTTCATAACGAATTCTGGCAAAACCGGGACCAGGTATTTGCTTCCTTAATGGGGTTATACACTTCTGTACAAGGTAACCTGAACTCGTACCAGGTATGGGGCGACTCGCGCTCCAGTCTTTATGAGCCTGGCCCGGGCGATGCTTTCACTACGAACCACGCTCAGTTCCTGTCGCATGATATTTACCCGGAGAACGGTTTGCTCTCCTGGAGTAATGTTTATAAATCGATCGGCTGGATTAACTCATTCATTAAAAATGCGCCACAGGGCTTAACCAATGACCCCACTTTTAAAGAAGAGGAGCTAAAAACAATGCTGGGGGAAGCCTATGGGCTAAGAGCACTGAATTATTTTTACCTGGTAAGAGCATTTAAAGAAGTACCCATCATTACAGAACCCTATGAGTCGGACAACCAGCAGGTAAATACCGTTGCTTCGGCCGAGTCTGCTGTATTGGAATTGATAGAAGCCGACCTGGCAGTTGCTTTGGCGCAGGCACCCGAAACATTTGAAGAAGTGACTTACCGTTACGGCAGGATCACTAAAAATGCAGTAAGAGCCCTATGGGCCGATGTAAAACTCTGGAAGAATGATTACCAGGGCGTATTAACCCTATGCGCGCCTTTGGATCAACAATATCAATCCAGGCTGTTAGCGCCATTGGAATGGTATAGCATTTTCAACCCCGGCAACGCTCAGGAGGCCATATTTGAATTGCAACATGTACAAACCGGACCTGCTTCACCGGTATATAATTGGTTCGCTAATTTTTCCACTACCGCAACAGGAGGTGCTACCTGGCTGGGCAATCCCGTTAACCTGATGCTGGCCAACTCGGAGATCTTATATCCAACGGCTCTGCCTGGCTATATCAGTTCAGATACCATCAGATTTAAAGACCTTGCCAGTTATCGTTTAGGACAGGCTATTGCGAACGGGTATGGCAATGGGGTAGAAGTGTATAAATTCCTGGGGCAACAGGCTTACCAGTTATCTTACCGGCCCAATAATGATCGCAGAACGGTAAATTATATTCTGTATCGCTACCGTGAGATCCTGCTGATGAAAGCAGAGGCGCTAGCCATGTTAAACCGGTACGCAGAGGCAGAAGAGATGATCAACCTGATCAGGGAACACTGCAATATTCCGAAACTGAACCCTGGCGAGGGCGGAGAAGGAGAAGAATTCTTTAGCAGGTTATTAATGGAAAGAGAAGCAGAACTTGGATTCGAAGGTAAAGAATGGTTTGCCGCTGTAAGGGTATCCAGGAGAGCGGGTTTGCAGAATGTACTGCTTAACAAATCAGCAACCAATAATTCTATGGGATACTCTTACCAGGTTACCCGGGCGAGACTGCTGAATCCGGAGAGCTGGTTTCTGCCTTATCATCGCACGGAGATTGAGAACAACCCGAAGCTTCAGCAAAAAGATTACTATAAGAATAAATAA
- a CDS encoding fasciclin domain-containing protein, which yields MKRLSVILIVSVIVFAGNSCKREMSGARYDSNDEMQIMDYIDTRQDLSIFKELTEYVKQRNVLKTAGSYTVFIPNNAAFEQLFRTLSETGQTVTSIKDKSPEFWINYFRYHLLNEKINANEFEFGPLPAPTVFNNKYLIADISESYNAINLNNAATITESNIEFTNGYVNIINNVLNPPVTSVYETLKQSGKYNTMLNIFEETGYARYLKDSTITLFVESDEALARARFNKADVPNIEDWVKYHILPDSSYFLNILSGKRFYSLYTKEAQSFQVNVFGKYFINETFPFDQSKALGIDKVCSNGIYHTVDTVLQIVAAKPATIRFNLYPPGSPYGAQNVFTEAPASIVLNTGTQSYHQNKEPKIVAFNAMQVGDYFWFTVPDVPIGKYRIRMIHRGAATRGKFLVIYKDVLVAENINMAVSNGTFEEWNYLVYNNCGEINVTERSDVTLYFAFAGFGSNNSPSYCCDMLMDMIDLIPVN from the coding sequence ATGAAACGTCTCTCTGTTATACTTATTGTATCCGTTATAGTGTTTGCAGGCAACTCCTGCAAGAGAGAAATGTCGGGTGCCCGCTACGATTCGAATGATGAAATGCAGATCATGGATTATATTGACACAAGACAGGACCTGAGCATTTTTAAAGAATTGACAGAATATGTCAAACAACGCAATGTTCTAAAAACTGCCGGGTCCTATACCGTGTTTATTCCCAATAATGCAGCTTTTGAACAGCTATTCAGGACCTTGTCTGAAACCGGCCAAACGGTAACGTCAATAAAAGACAAGAGCCCCGAGTTTTGGATCAATTATTTCAGGTATCATTTGCTGAATGAGAAGATCAATGCCAACGAATTCGAATTTGGCCCTTTACCAGCTCCAACGGTGTTCAACAACAAATACCTGATTGCCGATATCAGCGAATCTTATAATGCTATTAATTTAAATAATGCAGCCACTATTACCGAAAGCAATATTGAATTTACGAATGGCTATGTGAACATCATTAATAATGTCTTAAACCCTCCGGTAACATCGGTATACGAAACACTGAAGCAAAGCGGGAAGTACAATACGATGCTGAATATATTTGAAGAGACCGGTTACGCACGCTATTTGAAGGACAGCACTATAACCTTGTTTGTTGAAAGTGATGAAGCTTTGGCAAGAGCCCGCTTTAATAAGGCTGACGTGCCCAATATCGAAGACTGGGTAAAGTATCATATCCTGCCCGATTCCAGTTACTTTCTGAATATACTTAGTGGCAAAAGGTTTTATTCGTTGTATACCAAAGAGGCGCAAAGCTTCCAGGTAAATGTTTTTGGAAAGTACTTTATCAACGAAACTTTTCCCTTTGACCAATCCAAGGCATTGGGGATTGATAAGGTATGCAGCAATGGTATCTATCACACGGTGGATACTGTGCTTCAAATAGTAGCCGCCAAACCGGCAACCATCCGTTTTAATTTGTATCCACCCGGAAGTCCTTATGGCGCTCAAAACGTGTTTACAGAAGCGCCGGCTTCAATTGTGCTGAACACGGGTACTCAAAGCTATCACCAGAATAAGGAACCCAAAATTGTTGCATTCAATGCAATGCAGGTTGGCGATTACTTTTGGTTTACCGTGCCGGATGTACCCATAGGTAAGTACAGGATCAGGATGATACACCGGGGCGCAGCTACGCGCGGAAAGTTCCTGGTCATTTACAAGGATGTGCTGGTTGCTGAAAATATTAATATGGCTGTGAGCAACGGAACATTTGAAGAATGGAATTACCTGGTATATAACAATTGCGGAGAAATTAATGTAACAGAACGCTCGGATGTAACCCTCTATTTCGCATTTGCCGGATTTGGCAGCAATAATAGCCCTTCCTATTGCTGCGATATGCTCATGGATATGATAGATCTGATACCTGTAAACTAA
- a CDS encoding MFS transporter: MNIENPKYKWTVVGLLWFVGLLNYLDRQMLSTMRPAMQIDIAELQSAETFGILMSIFLWIYGFMSPVSGLIADRVNRKWLIVFSLFIWSAVTCLMGFADSFTELKWLRGIMGLSEAVYIPAALSLIADYHTSKTRSLAIGIHMTGLYFGQALGGFGATFAKEYSWHQTFYLFGLVGIIYAIVLAILLREKRVKAAVSTIATEPRNTNMLKGVGWLLSNLSFWVILFYFAMPSLPGWATKNWLPTLFSESLGIDMAVAGPIATITIAASSFLGVIMGGIISDKWVQRNIKARVYTSAIGVFLTIPAILILGFGDTTFVLILAAILFGVGFGMFDANNMPILCQFVPARYRATAYGLMNMTGVFFGAFITSVLGKSSDEGHLGRDFALMSGVVLLILIIQLAVLKPAVQEMED, from the coding sequence ATGAATATTGAGAATCCTAAATACAAATGGACGGTAGTAGGCCTGCTCTGGTTCGTTGGGCTCCTCAACTACCTCGACCGCCAGATGCTTTCGACCATGCGGCCCGCCATGCAGATAGATATTGCCGAACTGCAAAGCGCAGAAACCTTTGGCATATTAATGTCGATCTTTTTATGGATCTATGGTTTTATGAGTCCTGTATCAGGACTTATAGCAGACCGGGTTAACCGGAAATGGCTGATCGTTTTCAGCCTCTTTATTTGGTCTGCCGTTACCTGTCTTATGGGTTTCGCTGATTCGTTTACCGAGCTAAAGTGGCTGCGTGGCATTATGGGCTTAAGCGAAGCGGTTTATATACCCGCAGCCCTGTCCCTGATAGCCGATTATCATACTTCCAAAACCAGGTCGCTGGCAATTGGTATTCACATGACCGGCCTATATTTTGGCCAGGCATTGGGCGGATTCGGCGCCACTTTCGCCAAAGAATATTCCTGGCACCAGACTTTTTATCTTTTCGGCCTGGTAGGTATTATTTATGCTATAGTATTGGCCATTCTCTTAAGAGAAAAGCGGGTAAAAGCCGCTGTAAGCACGATAGCAACAGAACCACGCAACACTAATATGTTAAAGGGTGTGGGATGGCTTTTGAGCAACCTGTCTTTTTGGGTGATACTATTTTATTTTGCAATGCCAAGCCTGCCCGGATGGGCTACCAAGAACTGGCTCCCCACCTTGTTTTCCGAAAGCCTGGGTATAGATATGGCTGTTGCAGGTCCTATTGCCACTATTACAATTGCGGCTTCCTCGTTCCTGGGTGTAATTATGGGAGGTATCATTTCAGATAAATGGGTTCAAAGAAATATAAAAGCCAGGGTATACACGAGCGCTATTGGCGTCTTTTTAACCATCCCGGCTATACTGATACTGGGCTTTGGGGATACCACTTTTGTATTGATACTTGCCGCCATCCTTTTTGGTGTTGGTTTTGGGATGTTCGATGCCAACAATATGCCCATTCTATGCCAGTTTGTGCCGGCAAGATACAGGGCAACGGCCTACGGACTGATGAATATGACAGGCGTATTTTTCGGAGCGTTTATAACCAGCGTGCTGGGCAAGTCGTCAGACGAAGGTCACCTCGGAAGAGACTTTGCATTAATGTCTGGGGTAGTACTTTTAATATTAATCATACAACTAGCCGTTTTAAAGCCGGCAGTTCAGGAAATGGAAGATTAA
- a CDS encoding SusC/RagA family TonB-linked outer membrane protein codes for MNENFFYKGILVLALLVAGLGSQAQDAAVLKGVVYDKKGGKPLTDVSVMIVNANNLALNGNKTNEEGKFEVVNSKGGSKIVFSNMGYQTQEKEIGDKTFFTIYLSEDSSSMEIVKVVSTVQKKADLGFLSIDKRELSSAVASVDLENTEKMPVVNVEQLLQGMAPGLQVVSASGDPGAAASIRIRGISSISGMNDPLWIVDGAEIIGNNYQVASITDFGFSPIGDLDPSDIASIDILKDASATALYGSRGANGVIVIQTKRGKKGKAQLQVNTKFTLTEVPRTIPMLSGDEQRIYYIEKTTGGLDNGTSFPELRGDLTRSDAWIFNNNTDWTDAITRKGIFQQYNTALSGGGDRINYYWGLGYANQYGTTKGTGYDRFNTRFNLNYKVSDRFKVTADLNYTNSLTDKRGQEHPITNGNQELNPLLLARQIPAYFPVYSRNGLNYFLDRNITISSHSRYNPLALIDYSTYFTRANRFMASTSVDFKIRSNIDFRAQVSTDFRESADEYFLPGYATDALPGEILYNAGLQTEGYQLMINSNNRLTWSAIKRKDHRLTFTGVLTYNIDRNNSTEIQYYNSASPQLKSADAAAIISAATGNYGTSKYLGMFVQGHYAMKDRYFITVTGKTEGDSRYGADNPYSIFPAIGGAWEISRESFLADAEWITFIKPRFAYGVTGNLPRLNNLYDIAYGTGTGYLGQTYTYPSKFANDNIREERTTEYNMGIDWSFFKDRLTGQLDFYSRTTNNLLLQERLSSTLGYSSQYINFGTVRNSGWELGVTGIILKGSDTKLRWKSFFNIATNRNRIIKLPELFDANAFTVSQSGFTSKLQEGDVVGAFYGYQALGVYSRDDDAILKDAEGNTIYEADGITPKYMRYGSSTGRQFKGGDMIYSDINGDGVINELDRVQIGDASPQFFGGWNNTFNYRNWIVTLNLQYQTGNDIINATRQYMERMTVSHNQSQSVLARWRRQGDVTDMPRAQPDNSWNSAASTRWVEDGSYLRLKTVSLTYTAGKELVRKIGLGVRQLSFFVTGYNLYTWTRYLGLDPEVPITGSVYLFGIDNATTAPPRQYTLGLNIGF; via the coding sequence ATGAACGAAAACTTTTTCTATAAAGGTATATTGGTTTTGGCTCTTCTGGTAGCAGGTCTGGGATCTCAGGCGCAGGATGCTGCCGTTCTGAAGGGAGTAGTTTACGATAAGAAGGGAGGTAAACCGTTGACAGATGTATCTGTAATGATCGTAAACGCCAATAACCTTGCACTAAATGGTAATAAAACGAATGAGGAAGGAAAATTCGAGGTGGTAAATTCGAAAGGAGGCAGTAAGATCGTATTCTCGAATATGGGTTACCAAACCCAGGAAAAGGAGATAGGCGACAAAACCTTTTTTACTATCTATCTATCGGAAGACAGCAGCTCTATGGAGATAGTAAAAGTGGTTTCTACGGTGCAGAAGAAAGCCGACCTTGGTTTTTTAAGTATCGATAAAAGAGAGTTGTCCAGTGCTGTAGCTTCGGTTGACCTGGAAAATACCGAGAAGATGCCGGTTGTAAATGTGGAGCAGCTCTTACAAGGTATGGCGCCAGGTTTGCAGGTAGTATCAGCCAGCGGCGATCCAGGTGCAGCAGCCAGTATACGGATCAGGGGTATCTCCAGTATCTCGGGAATGAACGATCCCTTATGGATCGTTGATGGCGCTGAGATCATTGGTAACAATTACCAGGTAGCCAGTATCACCGATTTTGGATTCAGTCCCATTGGCGACCTGGATCCGTCAGATATTGCTTCAATCGACATTTTAAAAGATGCATCGGCAACTGCCTTATACGGATCAAGAGGGGCCAATGGTGTAATTGTTATTCAAACCAAAAGAGGTAAAAAGGGCAAGGCACAGTTACAGGTAAATACTAAATTCACCTTAACAGAAGTGCCTCGTACGATACCGATGTTGTCGGGCGATGAGCAACGTATTTATTATATTGAAAAAACTACAGGCGGGCTGGATAATGGAACTTCCTTTCCCGAGTTGAGAGGTGATCTGACCCGGTCTGATGCCTGGATATTTAATAATAATACGGACTGGACGGATGCTATAACCAGGAAGGGTATATTTCAGCAATATAATACCGCGTTAAGCGGAGGCGGCGACCGGATCAATTACTACTGGGGTTTAGGTTATGCCAACCAGTATGGAACCACCAAGGGAACGGGGTACGACCGGTTCAATACAAGATTCAACTTAAATTATAAGGTATCCGATAGATTCAAAGTTACAGCCGACCTGAACTATACGAATTCGTTAACGGATAAAAGAGGCCAGGAGCATCCTATCACCAATGGCAACCAGGAGCTCAACCCATTATTGTTGGCACGGCAAATTCCCGCCTATTTCCCGGTATACTCACGCAATGGATTAAATTATTTCCTCGACCGGAATATCACCATCTCTTCACACTCCAGGTACAACCCGCTCGCCCTCATAGACTATTCTACTTATTTTACAAGAGCCAATCGTTTTATGGCTTCTACCTCGGTAGATTTTAAAATACGGAGCAATATAGATTTCCGTGCACAGGTATCAACGGATTTCCGGGAATCGGCCGATGAATACTTCCTGCCAGGTTACGCAACAGATGCTTTACCTGGAGAGATATTATATAATGCTGGCTTGCAAACAGAAGGATACCAGCTAATGATCAACAGCAATAATCGCTTAACCTGGTCGGCTATAAAAAGGAAAGACCATCGTCTAACTTTTACCGGTGTACTCACTTACAATATAGACCGTAATAATTCTACTGAGATACAATATTATAATAGTGCCTCGCCTCAACTGAAATCGGCAGACGCCGCCGCAATTATATCAGCAGCTACGGGCAACTATGGAACTTCGAAATACCTGGGGATGTTTGTGCAGGGACATTACGCCATGAAAGATCGTTACTTCATCACAGTTACCGGAAAAACAGAAGGAGATTCAAGATATGGGGCCGATAATCCTTACTCTATTTTCCCGGCTATTGGCGGCGCCTGGGAAATAAGCAGAGAATCTTTTTTAGCGGACGCCGAATGGATCACTTTTATTAAACCGCGGTTTGCCTATGGTGTCACGGGAAATTTACCGCGATTGAATAACCTGTATGATATCGCCTATGGCACCGGAACCGGTTATCTCGGTCAAACCTATACCTATCCTTCTAAATTCGCCAATGACAATATAAGGGAAGAACGCACTACGGAATATAATATGGGTATAGACTGGAGCTTTTTTAAAGACCGGCTTACCGGGCAGCTGGATTTTTACTCCAGAACAACCAACAACCTGCTATTACAGGAGCGACTGTCGTCTACCTTAGGCTATTCATCTCAATATATCAATTTTGGTACCGTACGCAACTCGGGTTGGGAGCTAGGCGTCACCGGGATTATCCTGAAAGGCAGCGATACCAAACTGCGTTGGAAATCTTTTTTCAATATTGCCACTAACCGTAACAGGATTATAAAATTACCTGAGCTTTTTGATGCCAACGCATTTACCGTAAGCCAGTCTGGTTTTACCTCCAAGTTACAGGAAGGCGATGTAGTGGGCGCCTTCTATGGGTACCAGGCGTTGGGCGTATACTCCCGCGATGATGATGCTATTTTAAAAGATGCCGAAGGCAATACTATTTATGAGGCCGATGGTATTACGCCTAAGTATATGCGTTATGGTTCTTCTACCGGTCGCCAGTTTAAAGGAGGAGATATGATTTATTCCGACATCAACGGGGACGGGGTGATTAATGAACTGGACCGCGTGCAGATAGGTGATGCCAGCCCGCAGTTCTTTGGTGGCTGGAACAATACTTTCAACTACAGGAACTGGATCGTAACGCTAAACCTGCAATACCAAACCGGTAATGATATCATTAATGCTACCCGTCAATACATGGAACGAATGACTGTTTCTCACAACCAGTCGCAATCTGTATTAGCACGGTGGCGGCGCCAGGGAGATGTTACAGATATGCCAAGGGCCCAGCCGGATAATTCCTGGAATTCCGCTGCATCAACGCGCTGGGTAGAAGACGGATCTTACCTGCGTTTAAAGACAGTTTCTTTAACCTATACAGCCGGTAAAGAGCTGGTGAGAAAAATCGGGTTAGGTGTACGTCAACTCAGCTTTTTTGTTACGGGGTACAACCTGTATACCTGGACGCGCTACCTGGGATTGGACCCTGAGGTACCTATAACCGGTAGTGTGTATTTATTTGGTATTGATAATGCGACCACTGCTCCTCCAAGACAATATACACTGGGATTAAATATCGGGTTTTAG
- a CDS encoding dihydrodipicolinate synthase family protein, translating to MNIKKLEGLLAATFSTFDENKELKLDLVPQVVEKLIADGVKGIFVGGTNGEGLSLSTEERMAITEAYVQAAKKRILIFTHVGHSSIKEARKLAAHAQEAGADAISAVSAFYFKPQSAENLVNCMAQIAAAAPDLPFYYYHIPSVTGLTIGVIDFLKHAETKIPNLVGIKYTANTLHEYQDCLNYKNGKYDILFGYDELLLPALAIGAKAAIGSTYSFAAPMYQRVIELFKQKKIEEAAAAQFECIKMIRALGKYAPIPTQKQILKLTGLDLGGCRLPLVALDEGQCNDLKAYLEEISFFETLDQARKLKVESALVA from the coding sequence ATGAATATAAAAAAACTCGAAGGGCTGCTTGCGGCAACGTTTAGTACATTTGACGAAAACAAAGAATTGAAACTGGACCTTGTTCCGCAAGTTGTAGAGAAGCTGATCGCTGACGGTGTAAAAGGCATTTTTGTGGGCGGCACCAATGGAGAGGGTTTAAGTCTTTCAACCGAAGAGCGTATGGCTATTACGGAAGCCTATGTGCAGGCCGCGAAAAAAAGAATACTGATATTTACTCATGTGGGACATAGTTCTATAAAAGAGGCACGTAAGCTGGCTGCCCATGCGCAGGAAGCAGGTGCAGACGCTATTTCTGCTGTGTCTGCCTTTTACTTTAAACCACAGTCTGCTGAAAACCTGGTCAACTGTATGGCCCAGATCGCAGCCGCAGCACCCGATCTTCCTTTTTACTATTATCATATACCCTCAGTAACAGGATTAACAATAGGGGTGATCGATTTCCTGAAACATGCAGAAACAAAAATTCCCAACCTGGTGGGTATCAAATACACCGCCAATACGCTACATGAATACCAGGATTGCCTGAATTATAAAAATGGCAAATACGATATTTTATTTGGATACGACGAGTTACTGTTACCCGCCCTGGCCATTGGTGCAAAAGCTGCAATAGGGAGCACCTACAGTTTTGCCGCTCCTATGTACCAGAGAGTAATAGAGCTTTTTAAACAAAAAAAGATAGAGGAAGCAGCAGCGGCTCAATTTGAATGTATAAAGATGATCAGGGCGCTGGGAAAATATGCTCCTATTCCTACTCAAAAACAAATTTTAAAATTAACCGGCCTGGATCTGGGCGGCTGCAGGCTGCCACTGGTGGCTTTGGATGAAGGTCAGTGCAACGACCTGAAGGCCTACCTGGAAGAAATATCATTTTTTGAAACCCTGGATCAGGCCCGGAAATTAAAGGTTGAGTCGGCCCTTGTTGCTTAG